A segment of the Sanyastnella coralliicola genome:
ATGCAGTCGACCACCAAAAGGTTGCTTAACGAAATCGATAAATGATAAACTATAACTGATAACTAGTGCTACTGCTATTCCTTACACCCTGTTCAGCTTTCGATGATCAGTTATAGTTTATCGGTTCTTGATTATCGATTACTATAAACCAAGAACTAATAACCAAAGACCGAACACGTCATCAATCCCTAGTTATAGATTATCGTTTATCGATTTCCCCCCCGCGTTACGTTTTCAAGTTCCTGCATTATACCCTTGAAACCAACCACAAAAAATCAAGGAAAATGGCAGGAAATAACATGTCTCCCCGACAAAAGATGATCGGTATGATGTACTTGGTACTCACCGCAATGCTCGCACTCAACGTTCAACGTGAAGTCCTGGAAGCCTTCGTAACGCTTGATGAGGGAATCGAACGAGCTGGAGAACAACAAGAGCTGGAGAACGATCGACTCATGAGTGAGATCCAGGCAGCTTATAGTCTTGACCCGACAGGCGTGCGGCAATGGATGGAAGCTGCAGATCAGGTGCGACAGGGTGCCTCTCTCGTACAAACCAAGATTGATTCGTTACGCGTGAAGCTAGTGATGGAGGCCGAAGGATTGGAGCGAAGTGAAGCCGATACGCTCCAACTGAGGTATGTAGAGAAGCAAGACGACATCGACGTTGCTACCTACATTATGGTCGGGGAACAAGAAGATGGCTCTGGTGGTGAGGCAGCGAAACTGCGTGAGCAGATTCTGTCTTACACCGGAGGGGTGAATGATCTCCTCTTCCAGCGCGGACTGGAAGCCATCGACCTGCCAGTTGATTTTTCGTCGAGAATGGTTGACGATATCGAATTAGAATGGGAAGTTCATGCGTTTTACGAGATGCCTTTTGTGGCGAGTATTACCATGATGAGCAAGCTTCAGAATGATATTCGTCGCTTTGAATCAGAAGCATTGAATCGCCTCGCCGGCGAGCTGGATGCCGATGATTTTCCAATTGACACCGTGTTAGCACGAGTGCTTCCTAAATCATCCTACGTATTGCAAGGAGAAACCTATGAAGCAGATATTTTCCTAGGAGGCTTTAGTACCACCTTGGCGCCTGAGATTTTGATCGGTGAATTAGATGAGAACGGACAATTGATCAACGAAGGTCAAGCCCTGGAGGTCAATAATGGAATGGGACATTTCGCCGTAGACACTCGTTCAGAGGGAATTCAATCATACAGCGGTGTCGTCCGCATGCCCAACAAACGTGGACAGGTCATGGAGTTCCCCTTCGAGTCTGAGTACATGGTAGCTCGTCCTTCTGCCACGGTTTCTCCAACGGCTATGAACGTTCTATATAAAGGAGTAGAGAACCCACTTTCAGTTTCGGTACCGGGAGTCCCAAAGGAGAAGACCAGAGTTCGAATTACCGGGAATGGGAACCGCGTTTCGCCCAAAGGTGATGCCTATGAAGTGGTTTTGAACAACAGCGCTCGAGGCACAGTGAGTGTGATTGTAGAGGCAGAGATCGACGGAGGCTATAAGGAAATGGGAAAACAGGAATTCCGTGTGAAGCCGCTACCAAAGCCTTCCGCTCGATTTGGAGATGTAGCAAACTCAGGAGTTATGACGAAAGCCGCCTTTAAGGTTAATTACGTAATTGGAGAGTACGGCGATGACTTCGTGTTCAATCTCCCGCTGAGAGTGACATCGTTCACACTAGCCTACCCTAAAGACGGAGTTAGAGTAGAAAAACCAATTCCTGGCCGTCAGATTCCAAGGGATTTATGGGACCTAATTGACAGAATTCCGCGCAACACAATAGTGACAATCGAGGATATTATAGTAAAGGGTAACGATGGCGTCGAACATGAGGTTTCGCCGATCATTATTAAGATCACCGGCTAGGCTGAAATCATGTGTAAAACTCCCAGTTTAAAATCATGTCGCAGACGAGGGTAAAAGGGTATATTTGTCGCCCTAACCCTAAGGTTTATACCCATGAAGTTCGTTGTAGCTAGCGATAAACTACATAAGCAATTACAGTTGTTGAGCGGAGTGCTAAACAGCTCGAATACATTGCCGATTCTAGATAATTTCTTGTTTGAGCTTTCGCCGAACAAGGCTACGATCTCTGCCTCAGATCTTGAAACTACCATGACTACGGCCATGGAAGTAATGACAGATGACGAAGCAAGTATTGCGATTCCAGCAAAACTGTTGATCGATACCTTGAAGTCATTCGGTAGTTCGTCAATCCCATTGACCTTTAAGATCGATGAGAAGTCTCTAGCGATTGAAGTTACAAGTGACCAAGGACGCTACAAACTAGCCGGAGCTAACGGAAGTGAATTCCCGAAAGCACCAGCTATTGAAAGCGACAAGTCATTTGATATGGATGGTGGAGTGCTTTCGAGCGCTATCAATCGTTCATTGTTCGCCGCAGGAAACGATGATCTTCGTCCGGTAATGAGCGGTTTGTTCTTCGAAATTCACGAAGACAAGATGCACTTTGTGGCGACTGACGCTCACCGCTTGGTTCGCTACACACGTAGTGATGTGCAAGCAGGCGCTGCTGGCAGCTTCATCGTACCGAAGAAGCCGTTGAACTTGCTTAAGAATGTAGTAGCAGGAGCTGATAAAGTGACTGTGACTTACAGCGAAAGCAACGCACACTTTGCGTTCGATGACATCAGCTTGATGTGTCGATTGATCGATGGAAAGTACCCGAACTACGAAGCGGTTATTCCAAAAGACAACCCGAACAAGTTGACAGTGAATCGAGATCAGATGTCACAGTCGATTCGTCGTGTGAGCCTTTTCGCCAACAAGACAACACACCAGGTACGTCTGAAGATTGCTGGTAGTGAGCTTCACATTTCAGCTGAAGACCTTGACTTCGCTAACTCTGCGATCGAACGTATGAGCTGTAATTACACAGGTGAAGACATGGAGATCGGTTTCAATAGCCGATTCATCCTAGATATGTTGAGCAACATCTCTACTGATGAGGTCGTTCTCGAACTCAGCGCACCAAACCGCGCAGGTATCCTACTTCCAGGTGAAGTAGAAGAGGAGGGGGAAGACATCTTGATGTTGGTGATGCCTGTTATGCTTAATAGTTAAGAAGACATCCTCGCCGAAAGGCGTCTATAGAAAGCTCCCTTTTTGGGGGCTTTTTTTTGTCCGGCGTCCGGCGTCC
Coding sequences within it:
- the gldM gene encoding gliding motility protein GldM encodes the protein MAGNNMSPRQKMIGMMYLVLTAMLALNVQREVLEAFVTLDEGIERAGEQQELENDRLMSEIQAAYSLDPTGVRQWMEAADQVRQGASLVQTKIDSLRVKLVMEAEGLERSEADTLQLRYVEKQDDIDVATYIMVGEQEDGSGGEAAKLREQILSYTGGVNDLLFQRGLEAIDLPVDFSSRMVDDIELEWEVHAFYEMPFVASITMMSKLQNDIRRFESEALNRLAGELDADDFPIDTVLARVLPKSSYVLQGETYEADIFLGGFSTTLAPEILIGELDENGQLINEGQALEVNNGMGHFAVDTRSEGIQSYSGVVRMPNKRGQVMEFPFESEYMVARPSATVSPTAMNVLYKGVENPLSVSVPGVPKEKTRVRITGNGNRVSPKGDAYEVVLNNSARGTVSVIVEAEIDGGYKEMGKQEFRVKPLPKPSARFGDVANSGVMTKAAFKVNYVIGEYGDDFVFNLPLRVTSFTLAYPKDGVRVEKPIPGRQIPRDLWDLIDRIPRNTIVTIEDIIVKGNDGVEHEVSPIIIKITG
- the dnaN gene encoding DNA polymerase III subunit beta, which translates into the protein MKFVVASDKLHKQLQLLSGVLNSSNTLPILDNFLFELSPNKATISASDLETTMTTAMEVMTDDEASIAIPAKLLIDTLKSFGSSSIPLTFKIDEKSLAIEVTSDQGRYKLAGANGSEFPKAPAIESDKSFDMDGGVLSSAINRSLFAAGNDDLRPVMSGLFFEIHEDKMHFVATDAHRLVRYTRSDVQAGAAGSFIVPKKPLNLLKNVVAGADKVTVTYSESNAHFAFDDISLMCRLIDGKYPNYEAVIPKDNPNKLTVNRDQMSQSIRRVSLFANKTTHQVRLKIAGSELHISAEDLDFANSAIERMSCNYTGEDMEIGFNSRFILDMLSNISTDEVVLELSAPNRAGILLPGEVEEEGEDILMLVMPVMLNS